A stretch of DNA from Oryzomicrobium terrae:
CGACGATTTATTCCCGGGAGTCCTTCGAACGCCTCTATGTCTTTCGCCATCAGGTCGATCCGGCAACCGACCTGGAGATCGTCCACGCCCATCAGACCCAAGCCGTCGAAACATGGCAGGTGATCAACCAGTCGGCCACCGGGTTTCGCCTGGGCCGCAGCCGGGCCGGACTGCGCCTGACCCACAACCAGCTGGTGGCCGTAATACCGCCCGATGGCAGCCAATGCCTGCTCGGCCGCGCCACCTGGTTGATGGAGGACCGGGAGGGCGGGGTGGTGCTGGGGATCGCCATCCTGCCCGGACTACCGCTGGCGGCAGCGGTACGCCCGGACCTGGCGGGGGGCAAGGACGAGGCATACCACCCGGCCTTCCTGCTGCCGGGCATGCCCACAGTGGGCCAGGAAGCCTCGCTGGTGATCCCCCGCGGTTGGTACGTAAACGGACGCCAGCTGGAGGTAGTGAGCGATGGACACAGGCGGGTCAGGCTCACCCGGCGTCTGGAGCAAGGGGTGGATTTCGAGCGGGTCAGTTTCGTCCCGGCCGGATAGCAGGTCCGTGCCGCGCTAGGTTTCTCGCTGCGCCGGGGAAACGCCTGGCGACACCGACTCAGGCCACGGCGCGGGCAGTTTCGTCGAGCGCGGAAGGAAAGCGGGTGGCGGGGAAATAGGCGGTGAAAGTACTGCCCTTGCCCGGCTCGCTCTCCACCTCCAGCCGGCCCTGGTGCCGGGTCAACACGTGTTTGACGATGGCTAGGCCAAGGCCGGTGCCGCCCGACTCCCGAGAACGCCCCCGGTCCACCCGGTAGAAGCGTTCGGTCAGGCGGGGAATGTGCTGGGGCGGGATACCGATGCCGGTATCGGCCACCACGAAGGCGGCGCCATCGGGTCGCCGTTGCCAGCGCAGGCTGATCCGTCCACCCTCCGGGGTATAGCGCACCGCGTTCGAGGCCAGGTTGCCGAAGGCGCTGCGCAGTTCGCTGGCCACGCCGAGGATGCGTGCCGGCCCGTCCATTTCCAGCGTCACCTCGTGACGTCCGCTGGACAAGGCCAGGGAGTCGGCCCGGACGGCTTCGAGCAGGGGAGCCACCTCCACCAGTTCGGTTTCGGCGCTGCTGCCGCTGGTCTCCAGGGCCGACAGGGTGAGCAGGTCGGCAATCAGGTGCTGCATGCGGATCGACTGGTCGTGGGCCAGACTCAGGTAATGCTCGACCTGTTCCGGGCTGAGGCTGTCATGCAGGTCCTGGAGGGTTTCAATGAAACCGGCCACCACGGTCAGGGGCGTTTTCAGTTCGTGGGAGACGTTGGCGACGAAATCGCGGCGCATGGTCTCCAGCCGCTCCAGCTGGGTCACATCGCGCACCAGCAGAAGCTGCCGCTCACCGGCGTACGGGATCACCTGGATCTGCAGGCAGACGCCGTCGGCGCGGACGTTGCGCAGGATTAGCGGCTCGCCGAACTGGCCGCCGTCCAGATAAGCGACAAAATCCGGCTGGCGCAGCAGGTTGGTGATGGTCTGGCCCACGTCGCTGCGCAGATTGAGGCCGAGGAAAGCCGCCGCCTTGGTGTTCATGCCCTCGATCTGGCGATGTTGGGAGAGGATCACGACCCCGTCGGGCAAGGCTTCGCCGGCACGGCGGAAACGCTCCAGGGCGTTGCTCAGGGCCTGCTGCTGTTCAACCCGGATACGCACTCTGCGGTGCAGACCGGCGAACACCTTGTCCCAGATTCCAGCGCCCTCGGGGACCGGAGTATCCAGAGACCCCTTCAGCCAGGCCATCAACTTGTGCAACTGGTGGAGGTGATGCAGGCCGAGCAGGACGGTGAGGGCCAGGACGACTTCCACGGCCCGGGTGGTGCCAAGGAAGATACCCACCCCGGCGCCCACGGCCGCCAGCAGGAGGGCCGTAAGTACGGCGCCGATCCACAGGGTTTTCACGGCGGTGCGGCCTTAATCCTGTTGGGCAGAAAAACGGTAGCCGCTGCCGCGCACGGTCTGCACCAATCCCTCGTTGCCGCTAGGCTCCAGGGCACTGCGCAGGCGGCGGATATGCACGTCCACCGTGCGCTCCTCGACGAAAACGTGGTCACCCCATACCTGGTCGAGCAGTTGGGTGCGGCTGTGCACCCGCTCCGGATGGGTCATGAAGAAGTGCAGCAGGCGGAATTCGGTGGGTCCGAGATCCACCGGCCGACCGTTGCCGGTGACGCGGTGGGTGGCAGGATCGAGCTTGAGACCGCCCACTTCCACCGAATCCTCGGTCATCTGCGGGGCGCGCCGGCGCAGTACGGCCTTGATACGTGCAACAAGCTCCCGCGGCGAGAACGGCTTGGTGATGTAGTCGTCGGCGCCGGTTTCCAGGCCAAGGATCTTGTCCTGCTCGTCGCTGCGGGCTGTGAGCATGATGATCGGCACGTCCCGGGTCCGCTCTTCGGCGCGCAGCTTGCGGGCGAACTGGATACCCGACTGGCCGGGCAGCATCCAGTCGAGCAGCACCACGTCGGGAAGGGCGTCGCGAACCAGGCGGCTGGCGACTTCGGCATCGTCGGCGCGGAGCACGTGGTGGCCAGCATGCTGGAGGTTGGCGGCAATCAGTTCCTGGATAGCCGGTTCGTCTTCGACCACGAGAATGTTGGCGGGCATGACGGGCACTCGATTAGCACATTAAGAATTGGCGGCCAGTCTATTAAAGACCCGTGACAGATTCATGACAATGCGCCTGGAGGCCGGACCTTACATGGTTTTGCGCGGAAAGGGGGGTGCTTTGCGCTAAGATAGGCGCCCTGGCACGCCCTACCGCCGGGTCGTTGCCGCATTTTCCGTGAGCTTGCCATGGCCGGACTGACCAAAGACACCCCTCTGCCCACCGCCATCACCTTGCACCAGAAATCCCGGGTGCTGGAAATCGCCTTTGATGATGGCCGTTCCTTCTCGTTGCCCTACGAATACCTGCGCGTCTATTCGCCTTCGGCTGAAGTGCGCGGCCAC
This window harbors:
- the phoR gene encoding phosphate regulon sensor histidine kinase PhoR, with the protein product MKTLWIGAVLTALLLAAVGAGVGIFLGTTRAVEVVLALTVLLGLHHLHQLHKLMAWLKGSLDTPVPEGAGIWDKVFAGLHRRVRIRVEQQQALSNALERFRRAGEALPDGVVILSQHRQIEGMNTKAAAFLGLNLRSDVGQTITNLLRQPDFVAYLDGGQFGEPLILRNVRADGVCLQIQVIPYAGERQLLLVRDVTQLERLETMRRDFVANVSHELKTPLTVVAGFIETLQDLHDSLSPEQVEHYLSLAHDQSIRMQHLIADLLTLSALETSGSSAETELVEVAPLLEAVRADSLALSSGRHEVTLEMDGPARILGVASELRSAFGNLASNAVRYTPEGGRISLRWQRRPDGAAFVVADTGIGIPPQHIPRLTERFYRVDRGRSRESGGTGLGLAIVKHVLTRHQGRLEVESEPGKGSTFTAYFPATRFPSALDETARAVA
- the phoB gene encoding phosphate regulon transcriptional regulator PhoB; this encodes MPANILVVEDEPAIQELIAANLQHAGHHVLRADDAEVASRLVRDALPDVVLLDWMLPGQSGIQFARKLRAEERTRDVPIIMLTARSDEQDKILGLETGADDYITKPFSPRELVARIKAVLRRRAPQMTEDSVEVGGLKLDPATHRVTGNGRPVDLGPTEFRLLHFFMTHPERVHSRTQLLDQVWGDHVFVEERTVDVHIRRLRSALEPSGNEGLVQTVRGSGYRFSAQQD